The region ATCTGTAGATAATTTGGCACCTAGCAAATTCAGCCAACTGCCTGGAACAGATGAATGTAACATTTGAGGTTGAAATCACTGACTCAGAATGCTGAAGGACTAATTCCATGGATCCAGTTCACCCGATAGGGAGTAGCACTCACAGATAACGATCAAAGGTCCCCCGATTGCTCGTGACATGCTCCCTGTGGGCGTTGCCCCTTGCTGGGAGATTGTGGAATCCCAAGTGTCCCCGCAGATTGCGTGACCGCTTTGCAGTCCACCTCTGTTCATTCTACAAGTATGACTCCGCGCTTccagttgcctgtcattttaattctccaccttgctcccactctgacatccctgtccttggcctgctccaGTGTTCCAGTGAAAGTCAACACAAGCTcatggaacagcacctcatttttcaaCTCCGCActgcacagccttctggactcaacatccagttcaacaactttagattataACCTCTGCCTTCATTTTGTTCTATTTTGTTTTCTCTTTTTCTGGCCTTTGTctcatttctttctttatccctttaCGTTGCATCCTGATGGTTTTATGTAGCCATTCACCCCTTATTTGGATACAACCTTTGTTTTTTTACTATATCCAATACCACTCTCTTTGGCTGTTGCACCATGAAATCTCttgttgaaaaaaagagacatatcaaagcttttcatcttttaTTCATCAGGATATTCACAAGAgtgccaaatgtaaagggaacaacaatttatacttcatgaaaagagagtgctggctggttggcaagtggacgctGATTAGTACaagctttgccatggagaatgcaccacttagccaatgactgacagttaactgccaagctttgtttaaattaatTTAACAAGCAACAcattaaacaaagcttggcaattaactgtctgTCATTGGTTAATTGGTGCATTCATCAtgacaacacctctaccaatcagagtccacttgccaaccaatcagcactctcctcatgaattataaattgctgttccctttacatttggtattcttgcgaatgtcctgatgagtgcaagatgaaaagcttcgacatgtctcatTTTTTCAGCGATACTGAAGTTCAGAGCTGTCAAATAACTAGTAAATCTCTTGTTATTTGATCTCCCCATTCCTCCACCCTATTGGAGACCTTCTCCTTTGTTCTTCCCACCCCATCTCCTCTTCCACTGGCTTAAAAACTGTTACATTTTGACCTTTcttcagctctgatgaaaggtcatctcgaCTTGAAACGataaatctgtctctctccacagatgctgcctgacctgctgagtttttccagcatttttttttgtttttatttcagttttacagcatctgcaggattttgcttttgttttatgcCAGTTGTCCCTTGGCTGGTAAGGGCATCAGCTGGTATGGATCTGAACGCCCCCAAGGGGGTTCCGGACCCGCATCTTCTTCTGACCTCGTAGATTTTCTACAATTGTCCGCAGTGCCACAGGGGAATAATCAGCCATTCCCGATGATCCTAGCTGGGAAAGGCATGAGGCTGGACATCAgagcaggaggtggccattcaatTAGATGTTGGCTGATCTTTACCCCAACTCCCATCTACCCGCCTTAGTTCTGTAAGCCTCAACACTGTGAAGAGGATCCAAATTGATTGGTGAAGTTGAAACCAAGGCACAGAGTTTTTCCTTATAGAGAgaatttattgacttgttcagtcttaCAGCTCTCCTCACCcatacccagtgtcccagctgtccccatttatatgtgctcaatgtACTTAGTTAAACAATACCTACAGATGTGTATCCTAACAATATatttaacataccattaacaaaTACCCATGCCTAAAATCTGCAAagtgcatttacatagcgcctttaatgtaataaattgGCCCAGGAGTGATTAGCAAACAGCATTTGatgctgagccacataaggacgtGTTAGGACAGGGGACCGGAAGCTTGATGAGCTTTTAGGGAGCATCTTAAGGGAGGtagcgaggcagagaggtttagggagggaattctagagcttagggtctaggcagctgaaggcacggccgccaatggcagAGCGATGGAAATCCTCAATGCTCAAGAGGCCttgattggaggagtgcagagatctcagagggttgtgtggccGGAGgaggtaagaacataagaaataggagcaggggtagaccacaCAGCCATTGACCCTGCTTTGCCATTCGATACAATCGTGGCTGATTTTGGGCTTTGATTCCATTTTCCCGCCTGCTCTCTatttcccttaattccctgagagatcaaaaatctgtccatcccagccttaaatgtactcAACAATGtagcatccacaaccccctggggtagagaattccaaagattcacaaccctctgagtgaagtagtttcacctcatctcagtcgtaaatggtgggcctcctcatcctgagactgtgcacgccgtgttttagattctccgaccagcggaaacaatctcagcgtcagaattttgtaggcttcaatgagatcgcctctcattcttctcaactccggAGAACGTAAGCCCAATTCATTCAGCCTCTCATCgttggagagacagggaggggagaggtTGTGGAGGGGTTCGAACCGGATGGgttgagaattttttaaaaatcgctTTCTATTCTGAAGTAAAGGTTTGCCTGGGCACCATGGGTTTGGCGCAGGATGCCTCATGGTAACAGCTGGGTTTGGCATTATAGCACACCGTGTATTTCTCCAAGCAACGGTAACAGAATCGATTGGCGCAGTTCCTGCAATTAACATACTTGCAGCCCCCTGTGTGGGAGATCAAGGCTTTGCACTGGGGACATGCCCGCACCACTGGGCACCCATTGACTGACAGCAGCGGGTCAGTTATCAAAGGGCAGGAGAGTAACAGCGCCACCATTTTGCAGGACTTCCTCTTGCAGCCGGCTCCGTGCAGTGACCgtcctctccacctcctcatgCAGCTCCAGCAGAACCAGTAGGGGTTTCCCCTATTCTCAGGGCAGGCCGGACACTTGGTGCTAAAGTCCTCCACGTCCAACCTCTGCACGAGGAGACTGCACTTTGGACACTGTGGATGAGAGCACCAACAGCAGAGTTAGGAACCGTCCCCGCCATTatctgcagtgcagcaactcgccaaggctcctttgatgggACCACTCAAACCAATAcccaagaaactcgacaccatccaggacaaagcagccctgcttgattggcaccccatccacaaacattcactccctccaccaccgacgcacagtagcagcagtgtgtgtaccatctacaagatgcactgcagcaactcaccaaggctccctaaacagcacctcccaaacccatgaccgctaccatctagcaggacaagggcagctgatagatgggaacatcaccaactggaagttcccctccaagtcactcaccatcctgacttggaaatatatcggccgctccttcactgtcgctgggtcaaaatcctggaactccctccctaactgcactgtgggtgtacctacaccacatggactgcagcggttcaagaaggtggctcaccaccaccttctcaaggggcaattagggatgggcaataaatacgcccacatcccacgaacgaatTGAGACAAAATAGCTATAATTAACCATCTtatttaagaacataaggaataggagcaggagtagaccactcggcccatcgagcctgctccgccattccacATGGTCATAACTAATCTTtggcttcaattccattttctcgcctgctcctcatatcccttcactccctgagagaccaaaaatctgtctatcccagccttaaatatattcaacgatggagcatccacaaccctctggggtagagaattccaaagattcataaccctctgagtgaagaaatttctcctcatctcagtccctaaACGAtcagcctcttatcctgagactgtgcccccgtgtttcaGAATCtccgaccagcggaaacaatctctcagcgtccaccctatcaaaaccccttcagaatcgtgtaggtttcaatgagatcacctctcattcttctaaactccagggaatataggcccagtttactcagcctctcattgtAGGACCaccccccctcatcccagggaccaatttagtgaaccttcgctgtaccgccCCCAATGcgagtatgtccttccttagacATGGACACCAAAGCTAGGGGGATAGAATCaaaaagcagagaggttatgttaTACTGATATAGAACCTTAGATcacgcttggagcactgtgtaaaGGTCTGGTCTCCATGTTATAAAAAGGGTAGAGAGGCATCTGGAGAAGATGCAcaaaagatttaccagaatgataccagaacttgtcaggaaaggctgaacaggctggggctcttttctctgggaaagagaaggcTGTGAGGTGACCCGATAGAGATCCTTTCCCCAGAAGAGTTTTTGGTAAAGCAGTTCCTACTTGTGGACGAGATCAGAACTCGGGGCCATAAAAATAAGACAGTTGCTAATAAATctaatcgggaattcaggagaaacctctttacccagggaaCGGTGAATATGTGAAACTCACTACCCGTGGTTGAGGTGAATATACATTTAACGGGAAGCTTTCCTTTtactcattcatgagatgtgggttttgctggctaggccagtatttattgcccatctctaattgccccttgagaaggtggtggtgagctgccttcttgagccgctgcagtccatgtggtgtaggtacacccaccgtgctgttagggagggggttccaggattttgacccagcgacagtgaaggaacggccgatatatttccaagtcaggatggtgagtggcttggaggggaacttgcaggtggtggtgtttccatgtgtctgttgcccttgtccctctagatggtagtggtggtgggtttggaaggtgctgttgaagaagccttggtgagttgctgcagtgctggataaagacatgagggagaagggaatgaaaggatggggtgagatgaaggatGGGTGAGAGAAGGCTTGGGTGGAGCACAAAGACCAACTTGGACTTtatggggttgaatggcctatttcagTGCTATAAGTTCcattttttcacaggatgtgggcatagctggctaggtcagtatttattgcccatcagcgGAGTGGCTTGATAGgctattgcagagggcagttaagaatcagccacattgctgtgggtctggagtcacatgtaggccagactagctaaggacagcagatttccttccttaaagggcattagtgaaccagatggggttttggAATAACCCAAGGTTTGGTGacctggtcaccattactgagactggctttttaatttcagattttattacttgaatttaaattccactggctgcccgtggtgggatttgaacccgtgtccccagagcattagcctcggCCTCTGGATTTCTGGTCCAGCGACATTCCCGCTGGGCCACGACCTCCCCTTGTAATTTACTCTGGAGGTTTCACTCTGATCGCAAGGATATGCGAGTGTGCAATGTGAATCGATTCTGACTGCGTTCGCAGCCTTTGCCCCCATCTCAAAACGAGGCAATGCCCCTCCAGCGTCTGCCTTTCGTACCTTCTTGAAAGAGTCGGTGTCGTTCTCCACCCGTCGCAAGATCTGCTCCTCGTAGAGCCCTTGTTCAGCCGGCGAGAACAGCGCTAGACTGCGTACCTCCTGCCACATCCACCCCTGCTTGCACGCGGGACAGTTGAGCTTGTAGACTCCCTGCGGAGAGACAACTCTCAGAAGGCCCCTTCACAGAGAAAAGATTTTGCCGATTCTATCTGCTGACTTACAACGACAGttcgcatttatatagcgcctttaacatggtaaacCAGCCCAGGGCGCTTCACaggagccacagaaggagatatttgggaagggtgaccaaatgcttggtcaattCGAtaagggaaggaggagagagagagaggcagaagcaGAATCATTGGGTacttttaaggtagaggtagatagattcttgataagcaagggggggaatgaaaggttatcaggggtaggcgggaacgtggggttgaggttacagtcaggtcagccatgatctctttgaatggcggagcaagcttgaggggctgagagaGCCACCCATTGAGCCAAGGAAGGAAAGGCTGGACCTACAGTGGAATGCACGTTAGTTGGTGGGATAGCATTGGCCTTGATACCCTGGTAGAAAGATGAACTGAAGGGTAGTTGCCAACTGTGGAATCCTACAGCTCAGAAAGtgatcatttggcccattgtggccCTGCTAGCTCTTAGCAAGTTATATCCAATGAAATTATATCCTCCTTTAAACCtcctctgctctaaagagaacaagaggaggttcacgagaatgatcccaggaatgaaaggcttaatagaTGAGGAACgtctgaggactctgggtctatactcgatggagtttagaaggatgagggggggatctgattgaaacttacagaatactgaaaggcctggatagagtggacgtggggaaggtgtttccattagtaggagagactaggacccgagggaacagcctcagagtaaagggaagaccttttagaacagagatgaggagaaacttctttagccagagagtggtgaatctatggaattcattgccacagaaggctgtggaggccaggtcattgaatgtatttaagaccgagatagataggttcttgattggtaaggggatcaaaggttacggggagaaggcgggagaatggagttgataaacttatcagccatgattgaatggtggaacagactcgatgggctgaatggcctaatttctgctcctatgtcttatggtctagtcccagcttctccacagAAGTGAAGTCCCTCCGTTTcttttaatctttcatgggatgtgggcatcactggctaggccagcatttgttgtccatccctaattgcctttgaactgagtgggctcgctcggccatttcagaggggcagttaagagtcaaccacatttgctgtgggtctggagtcccatgtaggccagaccgggtaaggacggcagatttccttccctaaggaggcgatagtgaaccagatgg is a window of Carcharodon carcharias isolate sCarCar2 chromosome 33, sCarCar2.pri, whole genome shotgun sequence DNA encoding:
- the LOC121272248 gene encoding probable E3 ubiquitin-protein ligase RNF217; its protein translation is MWQEVRSLALFSPAEQGLYEEQILRRVENDTDSFKKCPKCSLLVQRLDVEDFSTKCPACPENRGNPYWFCWSCMRRWRGRSLHGAGCKRKSCKMVALLLSCPLITDPLLSVNGCPVVRACPQCKALISHTGGCKYVNCRNCANRFCYRCLEKYTVCYNAKPSCYHEASCAKPMVPRQTFTSE